A genomic region of Chryseobacterium sp. KACC 21268 contains the following coding sequences:
- a CDS encoding carbohydrate kinase has protein sequence MENNKSYAVCFGEVLWDIFPSGSRAGGAPFNVAYNLDKMDVDVKMITKIGNDTLGNDLLKQIKSWNISTEYIQIDEEKPTGTVIASFDEHGEAHYDIVNDIAWDHIKICPEHRELIENAEAFVFGSLIARNEESKNTLLRLIEFAKFRVFDVNFRPPFIDFDLVKTLLGKADLVKMNKAELRQIIEFLDKEYIDENSSIKYLQNYFNMNEIVLTKGSKGARYFVGDKSYDFSAVSIEVNDTVGSGDSFLAGFLSKRIQGKTPDEIMKQAVALGAFITSKSGACPDYTYEEFKSFREEHYGQTI, from the coding sequence ATGGAAAATAATAAATCTTATGCCGTTTGTTTTGGAGAAGTACTCTGGGACATTTTCCCATCCGGATCCAGAGCGGGTGGTGCGCCTTTCAATGTGGCCTACAACCTGGACAAAATGGATGTTGATGTCAAAATGATTACTAAGATCGGAAATGATACTTTAGGAAATGATCTTCTAAAACAAATCAAAAGCTGGAATATCTCTACGGAATATATTCAAATCGATGAAGAGAAACCAACAGGAACTGTCATTGCCAGTTTTGACGAGCACGGCGAAGCGCATTACGATATTGTAAATGACATTGCTTGGGATCATATCAAGATCTGTCCTGAGCATCGTGAACTCATAGAAAATGCTGAAGCTTTTGTTTTTGGAAGTCTGATCGCCAGAAATGAAGAATCAAAAAATACATTGCTCCGATTGATCGAGTTTGCAAAATTCAGAGTGTTTGATGTCAATTTTCGTCCGCCTTTTATTGATTTTGATTTGGTGAAAACATTGTTGGGTAAAGCTGATTTGGTGAAAATGAATAAAGCCGAACTGCGGCAGATCATCGAATTTTTGGACAAAGAATACATCGATGAAAACAGCAGTATAAAATATCTTCAAAATTATTTTAATATGAATGAAATCGTGTTGACCAAAGGAAGCAAAGGTGCAAGATATTTTGTAGGAGATAAAAGTTACGATTTTTCAGCAGTCTCGATAGAGGTTAACGATACTGTGGGAAGCGGAGATTCTTTCCTAGCCGGATTTTTATCTAAAAGGATTCAAGGGAAAACGCCTGATGAGATTATGAAACAGGCGGTTGCTTTAGGTGCATTTATCACATCGAAATCTGGCGCTTGCCCAGATTACACTTATGAAGAATTCAAATCTTTCCGTGAAGAACATTACGGTCAAACTATTTAA
- a CDS encoding LacI family DNA-binding transcriptional regulator, with translation MKRASIKDIARIAGVSVATVSYVLNKKEGQRISEDTKKKIFEIAETINYVPNRIARSLQNNKSKLLGLIVADISNDFYSSIARNLEDRALKLGYTLIIGSSDENAEKFEKLIELFSQQQVDGMIVAPVAGSEHSLQKLMDKNYPVVTIDRYLKGVNVPGVILNNRELAETTTSYLLEKDFEKILYIGYDTKLPHLLDRQHGFEASISAAVKEVESKNILVGLDNITEEIHTKLKDALGKNPKNTALYFSSNKLAVAGLSYLIKNNIKVSEDVSVLAFDETEAYKLFPAEITYVKQPLEEMADEAIKLLDLQINQYSTTAKKITLSGSLIIKNSIK, from the coding sequence ATGAAAAGAGCGTCCATTAAAGATATTGCTAGAATTGCCGGAGTTTCCGTGGCAACAGTCTCTTACGTTCTGAACAAAAAAGAAGGTCAAAGAATCAGTGAGGATACCAAGAAAAAAATTTTTGAAATAGCTGAAACGATTAACTATGTTCCCAACAGAATTGCGAGAAGTCTTCAAAATAATAAAAGCAAGTTGTTAGGACTTATTGTAGCAGACATTTCCAATGATTTCTATTCCAGTATTGCCAGGAATCTCGAAGACAGAGCTTTGAAATTAGGCTACACATTGATCATCGGAAGTTCTGACGAAAATGCAGAAAAATTTGAAAAGCTGATTGAATTGTTTTCGCAACAACAGGTAGATGGGATGATTGTTGCTCCAGTTGCCGGTTCCGAACATTCTCTCCAAAAATTGATGGACAAAAACTATCCGGTTGTAACCATTGACCGCTATTTGAAGGGCGTCAACGTACCAGGTGTGATACTCAACAACCGGGAACTTGCAGAAACCACAACTTCTTATCTTTTGGAAAAGGACTTTGAGAAGATTTTATATATTGGGTATGATACCAAATTGCCTCATCTTTTGGATAGACAACACGGCTTCGAAGCAAGTATATCAGCGGCAGTTAAAGAGGTAGAAAGCAAAAATATTTTGGTAGGACTTGATAATATAACTGAGGAAATCCACACAAAACTTAAGGATGCTTTAGGTAAAAATCCAAAAAATACCGCTCTATATTTTTCAAGTAATAAGCTGGCAGTGGCAGGTCTTTCATACTTGATTAAAAATAACATCAAGGTTTCGGAAGATGTTTCCGTACTGGCCTTTGATGAGACAGAAGCGTATAAATTGTTTCCTGCTGAGATCACCTATGTCAAACAACCTTTGGAAGAGATGGCAGATGAGGCAATCAAATTACTGGATCTGCAGATCAATCAGTATTCTACAACCGCAAAGAAAATAACATTGTCAGGCAGTCTGATAATCAAAAATTCTATAAAATAA